The Candidatus Omnitrophota bacterium genome contains the following window.
TATCACTCGTGTATTTTACGTATCCTCTGTAAAGCAGATGTTCCCAGTAGAAATGATCTTTGTCGCTTATTACTCTGTCTGCATCTAAGAAAGCAAGATTCTTCTGGTTCTTTTGCCTGATTAAATCAAAATCCGGGGTTTTTGAGAAATCGTTAAAGATCATGTTGTTATCATAAATAAAATGAAAGAGCAGGTTATCGCTGGGTTTGTATTTTGCATCCAAGCGTAGGCGGTTAGTGTCAGAATAGTAACCTTGTTTTGTGTCTAAAGTTTTGGAAGTTGTGAAGATGTTTTTGTAGTATCCGCCCAAAGAGAATTCTTTTGTTTCAAAAAGTGAGGCTTGCGCAATATTGCAGCTTAAGAAGAGAAAAACTAGAAGGGAAAGGTAAGTTTTATTGAATTTTGCCATCATGCAGATGATAGACTGTGTCAGCTTTATCCATTACAAGCTGGTCGTGAGTTGAGAAGAGGAATGTGATTTTGTGTTCACGATTAAGCCGGTGCATAAGTTCAATAAGCTCTCCGGCAGTAACGGAGTCAAGGTTTGCCGTTGGCTCATCAGCTAAAATCAGAGAGGGGGTAGTAGCAAGTGCGCGGGCAACTGCAACACGCTGTTGCTGTCCTCCGCTAAGTTGATTGGGATGTTTGTGCCGTAAGTCAGCAATATTTAATTCGGAAAGCAGGCTGATTGCTTTTGCCTGCCTTACTTTTGGTGAAACTCCTTGAAGCAATAATACATATTCAATATTTTCTTGTGCAGTAAGCTGATGAAAGAGATTATAGGCCTGAAAAACAAAGCCTATTTCTTTAAGGCGGAACTGGTAGAGTTTTTTAAGTGGGATATTGGTGATTTCAGTTCCATTAAAAATAATCGATCCGCTGGTTGGTGCGTCGAGGGCTCCGATTAGATTAAGCAAAGTAGTTTTTCCTGAGCCGGAAGGGCCTGCCAAGGTAGCAAAGTCGCCTTTTTTAAGCGTTAAATCAATTCCGCGCAAAGCCTCGGTAGTTACGCCTGTTTTTTCAACGTAATGTTTTGTTAGGGATTTAACTTCAACTAAA
Protein-coding sequences here:
- a CDS encoding ABC transporter ATP-binding protein; translated protein: MQNLVEVKSLTKHYVEKTGVTTEALRGIDLTLKKGDFATLAGPSGSGKTTLLNLIGALDAPTSGSIIFNGTEITNIPLKKLYQFRLKEIGFVFQAYNLFHQLTAQENIEYVLLLQGVSPKVRQAKAISLLSELNIADLRHKHPNQLSGGQQQRVAVARALATTPSLILADEPTANLDSVTAGELIELMHRLNREHKITFLFSTHDQLVMDKADTVYHLHDGKIQ